From the Ilumatobacteraceae bacterium genome, the window GCAGCTTGCCCCAGTGCGGCCGACCGTCGTAGTCGTTCATGATCGCCTCGACGCCCTGGAAGTACGACTCGTACGGGGCACCGCGGTACTGGTGCACGGCGATCCACCCGTTGGTGCGACCGTGCCCGGTCGACAGCGGGATGTCGTCGGCGGCCGACACCCGGACCTCGACCGGGAACAGCGTCGGGAAGCTGAGCGACGCCGCCAGATCGCGGACACGACGCACGGCCTCGGGCACCGCGTCGATCGGCACGCCGTACTCCATCTCGACGAACTTGACGTGCCGCGGGCTCGCGAACACGCGGTCGCTGCGGTCGATCAGATCGCGCTCGCCGGCGGCGCTCGACACCAGCTTGGAGATCTTCGGCGCGAACGACGGGAACCGGCGACCCGTTCGGCACACGAGATCGAACGCGAGGTTCTCCGCGACGTACTTGTCGCGCACGTACGCCAGCTTCGACGGCGGGCGGGCCGGCTCGTCGGTGCGCCGGTTGCGTTTGACCTGGCAGCGCCGGGCCCCCGGCATCCAGAAGAACTCGGCGTGTTCGGCGCTCTGCGAGAACTCGGCGAACCCGTCGAGCAGGTCGTCGAGCGTCTCGATGGTCTCGATGGCGTGCAGGTTGAACGCCGGCACGCACTGGATCGTCACCTGCGTCGCAATACCGAGCGCGCCCACGCCCACACGGGCGGCCTGCAGCAGCTCGGGGTTGGTGTCGGCGTCGCACCGGACGACGTCGCCGCGCCCGCCGACGAGTTCCATCGCCACGATCGTCGTGGCGATGTTGCCGAGCTCGAGGCCGGTGCCGTGGGTGGCGGTGTTGATCGCGCCGGCGATCGACTGCACGTTGATGTCACCCAGGTTCGGCATGGCGAGGCCGACCGCCGCCAATTCGTCACCAAGCGCTCGGAGCGTCTTGCCCGCCTGAACGGTCACCAGGCCGGCGGCGACGTCGATGTCGATCACGCGGTCGAGGTGTTCGAGTGAGATCAGCGTGCCGCTCGTCATCGCGGTGGCGGTGAACGAGTGCCCGGCACCGATCGCCTTGACCCGCTGCCCGGCGACGTGCGCACGCCGCACGATCGCGGCGACCTCGTCGGTCGAGCGGGGTCGTTCGACGGCGATGGGAACACACGCCTGGTTCTTCGCCCAGTTCCGAACCGCAGCCATCGGCCCATCGTACGGAGCGGCCTGCTCCGGAGCGCCGTCGGGGCGGCGACGGCCGCTCGGATTCAGACCGCGAGTCGTGCGGTGATCACGAGGCGGCCGTTGCAGCGCCTCACGTCGACACGTTCGGCGATCGAGCGGACGATGCCCAACCCACGGCCGGTGATCTGCTCGACGGGGGCGACCCGCCAGCTGCTGACCTCACCGACGTCGGGTGCCGGGCCCTGGCTCTCGACCGTGAGCGCAACGGCGGCGTCGTCGCACTCGAGCTCGAACAGGACCGGCCCACCGGTGCCGTGCTCGACCGCGTTGGTGACGAGTTCGCTGGCGACGAGTTGCGCATCCGAGTTGAGTTCGGGAGGCGAATCGGCCAGGTGCTTGCGCACGAAGCGCCGGGCAGCTCCCACCTCGGCGAGGTCGGCTGCCAATTCGCACCTCATGACGCGCCCGTTCGCCATACGCTTCAGTCTACCCATCGACCATGTCACCCCGATCGTTGTGCGAGGCGACGCTCGGGTGGGGGGAGGTCGTACTTGGCCGCGAGCAGCGCCGCGTTCGTCCGGTTGTTGACACCGAGCTTCGCGAACACGCGCCGCACATACGTCTTGACGGTGTCGACCGAGAGGAAGAGTTCCTGCGCGATCTCGGGATTGGAGAAGCCGAGCGCCAGCAGGGCGAGCACCTCCTGCTCGCGCATCGACAGTGCTTCGCCGGAGCCGCGCCCGACCGAACGGCTCGAGTCGGACCAGCCGAGGCGTTCGCCCGCAGCGACCCGTTCGAGCTGTTCGACCAGCAACTCACCGCTGACACTCTTCAGGATGACGGCGGACACCCCGATCGACTTGGCGATGTCGAGGAATCGGGGCGCCGCGTCCCACGTGTAGAGCACGATGTGGTCGACGAGGCCGTCCTCGGTCATCTGCCGGGCGCGGTCGAGCGCATCCCGGCGACCCGCGAACGTGTCGAAGAGGGCGATGTGGGCGCGCTCGTCCGGGGTGCCGCCGATCTGGTGTTCGACGACGGTGATCCGGTCGCTGAACGGGCTCAGCATCGAGTGCAGCCCTCGCAGGATCACCTCGTAGTCGTTCACGAGTGACACCCGGATCGGCGACGGGACGTTCCGCCCCGACCCTCCGGGGGACGGGATCGTGTCGGGCTCGCGGTCCCGGCCCATCACGCGGTGACCGCCATCTCGGCGGACGGCTCGGCACCGGGTGAGACACCTTGCGGAGTCGCAGCCGCAACCGGCGGATCGGTGCGGGTCGGTGCGATCATGGGCAGGTCTCCTTCCGTGGCGCCGGGGGATCTACTGGGCGCTGAACCGGACATACCCGTCGTTCCACGGGGCGAAACCAGCAGGGTGACCGCGACCGCTACATCCACGGACGCATCTGGTGCATCGCCCGCTCGAGGAGGCGTTGCGGCAGGCCCCGCCGTTCCCAGCGGGAGAGGTCGATCTCTTCGCTCCGTCCGAGGTCGGCGTCGAAGTCGGTGTCGAGCGCCGACACGAACGAGTCGTCGAACACCACCAGGTTCACCTCCTCGTCGAGCGACGTCGACCGATGGTTGAAGTTGGCGGAACCGATGATCCCGACGGCGCCGTCGACCGTCATCACCTTGGCGTGCAACATCGACGGCTGGTAGTTCCACACGTCGATTCCCGCGTCGAGCAGCTCGCGGTAGCGAACCTCGCCGGCGAGCTGGACGAACCGCTTGTCGGCACCCGGCCCGGGGGTCAGCAACTGGACGTCGACCCCCCGGTCCGCGGCAGCGACCAGGCGACCGGACAGATCGTCGTCGGGCACGAAGTACGCGGTCGTGATCCGGATCCGTTCGGTGGCGAGTTCGACGATCGCCCGCACGGTCATCGAGATCGAGTTCCACCCCGGCTCGGCGGTCCCCATGATCACCTGCACGTCGACATCCCCGGGTGCGCCGTGGTCGGGGAAGCGATCGACCTCGGCATCGAACAGACATGGCTCGGTCTCGATCCAGTTGTCGAGGAAGGCGGCGCGCAGACCATTGACCGCCGGGCCGGACAGACGCACATGTGTGTCGCGCCATCCCCCGTCGGTGTGACCGTCGCCCATCCATTCGTCGGCGATCCCGACCCCGCCGGTGAACCCGACGAGCTCGTCGCACACCATGACCTTGCGGTGCGTTCGGTGGTTGGCTTGCAGTGGGTGTCGTGGATCGGGCTGCCGGAACCAGCGCACGTCGACGCCGTGGTCTTCCATCCGATGCACGAGCGCTCGGTCGACCGGCTTCGCTCCGACGCCGTCGAGCAGTACCCGCACGCGCACCCCGCGGTCGGCGGCGCGCCCGAGGGCGTCCGCGAACTGGGTGCCGATCGCTCCGGTCCAGTACACGAACGTGAGCAGGTCGATCGACGTCGTCGCGTCCTCGATCGCCGCCAGCATGGCGGGGAAGATCTGTTCGCCGTTGCGCAGGACGTCGATCCGGTTGCCCGACGTGGTCGGTACCCCGCTGACGGCTGTGAGGGTGCGGCGCAGCTGTTCGACACGTTGGTCGATCACGAGGTGACCAGTTCGTCGGGGTCGAGCTCGGCACGATCGTGGAGTTGTGGTGACTCCTCGAACGGCAACGTGCGGTGCACGACCCTCCACATGACGACGAGCACGACCGCACCGAGCGCCAAGCCCGCGACGGCGTCGCTGAGATAGTGCATGCCGAGGTACAGCCGCGACAGCACCATGCCGATCGGCATCACCACCGCGATCAGCACGGCGATCGCACGCGGACCAGGGCGTCGGGTCCGCATGAAGATGACCAGGGCGAGCCCGACGTAGAACACGGTGGCGGCAGCGATGTGGCCGCTCGGGAAGCTGTCGGTCGGCGCGCCGTCGAGCTGTTCGACCGGTGGTCGATCGCGACCCACGAGTCGCGCGGAGAGACCGAAGGCCGACACCTCCACCAGCAGCCCGCCGACGATCAGTGCGTACTCGTGCCATCGTCGGAACAGCCACAGGCAGACCGGGATCAGCGCGACCCCGACGATCACCTTGGTCAACGTGTCGCTGGCGAGGGAGACGAGTTCGGCGAACGTCGTCAGCGACGCGGAACGTCGATCTTCGAACCAGCGGATCAGGTCGGCGTCGCGCTCGCCGAGAGCGGAGCCGTCCCACCACTCGACGACGGCGAGTCCGACGATCGTGAGCACGCCGGCGGACGCGAGGAACGTCGTCAGCATCATCAACCAACCGGTCCGATCGATCGGCGACGTCCGCCAATCGATGCCGGGACGCCGGTCGTCGGTCTGCTCACGTGGGTGGTCGTCGGTCATGTCCGCCTCTCAGTTCGGGGGCTCGAGGCGGGCACGCAGCGCCGCGAGCTCGGCATCGGTGAAGGGCTCGGGGTAGCTCTCGCCGAACCGTTCGAAGTGTTCGACGAGGAGGGACCCGACGACCCAGTTGCGGTGCCACTTGTGGTCGGCCGGGATCACGTACCAGGGGGCGTGTTCGGTCGAGGTCCGGCCGACGGCCTTGCCGTAGACGACCTGCCACTCGTCCCATCGGGCACGGGTCTCGACGTCGGACTCGGAGAACTTCCAGCGTTTGTCGGCGCGGCGCAAACGGCGCAGGAACCTCGCCCGCTGC encodes:
- a CDS encoding D-arabinono-1,4-lactone oxidase, coding for MAAVRNWAKNQACVPIAVERPRSTDEVAAIVRRAHVAGQRVKAIGAGHSFTATAMTSGTLISLEHLDRVIDIDVAAGLVTVQAGKTLRALGDELAAVGLAMPNLGDINVQSIAGAINTATHGTGLELGNIATTIVAMELVGGRGDVVRCDADTNPELLQAARVGVGALGIATQVTIQCVPAFNLHAIETIETLDDLLDGFAEFSQSAEHAEFFWMPGARRCQVKRNRRTDEPARPPSKLAYVRDKYVAENLAFDLVCRTGRRFPSFAPKISKLVSSAAGERDLIDRSDRVFASPRHVKFVEMEYGVPIDAVPEAVRRVRDLAASLSFPTLFPVEVRVSAADDIPLSTGHGRTNGWIAVHQYRGAPYESYFQGVEAIMNDYDGRPHWGKLHYQSAGTLRGRYPEWDAFHAARARLDPDGTFANDYTDRVLDPVA
- a CDS encoding ATP-binding protein translates to MANGRVMRCELAADLAEVGAARRFVRKHLADSPPELNSDAQLVASELVTNAVEHGTGGPVLFELECDDAAVALTVESQGPAPDVGEVSSWRVAPVEQITGRGLGIVRSIAERVDVRRCNGRLVITARLAV
- a CDS encoding response regulator transcription factor, whose product is MNDYEVILRGLHSMLSPFSDRITVVEHQIGGTPDERAHIALFDTFAGRRDALDRARQMTEDGLVDHIVLYTWDAAPRFLDIAKSIGVSAVILKSVSGELLVEQLERVAAGERLGWSDSSRSVGRGSGEALSMREQEVLALLALGFSNPEIAQELFLSVDTVKTYVRRVFAKLGVNNRTNAALLAAKYDLPPPERRLAQRSG
- a CDS encoding phospholipase D-like domain-containing protein, with translation MIDQRVEQLRRTLTAVSGVPTTSGNRIDVLRNGEQIFPAMLAAIEDATTSIDLLTFVYWTGAIGTQFADALGRAADRGVRVRVLLDGVGAKPVDRALVHRMEDHGVDVRWFRQPDPRHPLQANHRTHRKVMVCDELVGFTGGVGIADEWMGDGHTDGGWRDTHVRLSGPAVNGLRAAFLDNWIETEPCLFDAEVDRFPDHGAPGDVDVQVIMGTAEPGWNSISMTVRAIVELATERIRITTAYFVPDDDLSGRLVAAADRGVDVQLLTPGPGADKRFVQLAGEVRYRELLDAGIDVWNYQPSMLHAKVMTVDGAVGIIGSANFNHRSTSLDEEVNLVVFDDSFVSALDTDFDADLGRSEEIDLSRWERRGLPQRLLERAMHQMRPWM
- a CDS encoding phosphatase PAP2 family protein, translating into MTDDHPREQTDDRRPGIDWRTSPIDRTGWLMMLTTFLASAGVLTIVGLAVVEWWDGSALGERDADLIRWFEDRRSASLTTFAELVSLASDTLTKVIVGVALIPVCLWLFRRWHEYALIVGGLLVEVSAFGLSARLVGRDRPPVEQLDGAPTDSFPSGHIAAATVFYVGLALVIFMRTRRPGPRAIAVLIAVVMPIGMVLSRLYLGMHYLSDAVAGLALGAVVLVVMWRVVHRTLPFEESPQLHDRAELDPDELVTS